In Candidatus Zixiibacteriota bacterium, the genomic stretch CAGAATATTGACTTTCCATCCGGTCAGCTTGGAGGCCAGTCGAGCATTTTGCCCGTTTCGTCCGATGGCCAATGAGAGCTTCTCATCTTCAACCGCGACCGTCATCTTACCCTCAAGCTCAAACACGTCGATATTGACCACTCTGGCCGGGGCCAGGGCACGTGTTACGAACATCTCCGAATTGGACGAGAACGGCACGATGTCGATACGCTCGTTATTGAGTTCGCGAACTATCGATTGAACGCGCACACCCTTAATGCCGACACAGGCGCCGACCGGATCAATCCGTTCATCCGAAGAATAAACGGCCACCTTGGCCCGTTCGCCCGGTTCCCTGGCGATTCCTCGGATTTCGATCACCTTCTCGTAGATTTCGGGCACTTCCAACGCAAAAAGAGCGCGCAGGAATTCGTTGTTTACTCGTGACAGAACAATCTGAGGGCCTCGTGACTCTCGCTGAACATCCAGAATGTATGCTCGAATCCGATCACCCTGGCGGAATTTTTCGCGCGGGATTTGCTCTTTGATCGGCACGACACCTTCGGCCCGACCGAGATTGACAATTACCGAGCCTTTGTCGATTTGCTGGACTACTCCGGAGATCAGAGTGCCGACCTTGTCTACGAATTCCTCATAGACACGATCACGCTCGGCCTCACGCACCTTCTGTACGAGCGTCTGTTTGGCCGATGCGATGGCGTTGCGTCCGAATTCCAGTTCGTAGTCGATGTAGATATCGATCTCGTCACCGACCTCGGCCTCGGCGTCGATCTCCTTGGCGTCACCCAGCGTAATCTCCATGTTGGGGTCCGACGCTTCCTCGACTACTTTCTTGGTCGCGATCATCACCAACTCGTTATCCTTACGGTCAAACTTGAAAGTGATGTTGTCGACAAAACTGTATTTCTTTTTGGCCGCAGCCAAAAGACCGGCCTGAAGAGTCTCCAGCACGGCCTCGAATTCGAGGTTTTTTTCACGAGCGATCATCGTGATCGCTTCTACCATATCAAACGGCATCTAAGCACACTCCGTCAAAACAGAATTTTCGCCTTCTCTATTTCCGCGAGTCCGACGCTCATCAGTCCGGACTCATCTTTGAACTCAACTTGATGATCATTCACCGAGACTATTTCGGCGGTGATCTTCTTTCGACCTTTTTCGGCAAACTCCAGGCGCACCTTCTCGCCAATGCGAAACCTGAAATCACGCGCGGTTTTCAGCGGACGATCGAGACCGGGAGAAGACACTTCAAGTGTGTAACCGCTTTCAAGTAAGTCGGTTCCGTCAATCAGGTCGCCTACCAGTCGAGATAGCCGGGCACATTCGTCAAGCGATGTCCCGACTTCAGAATACACGAACAAACGAAGCGTCGCCGAAGATTTATACTGCGACAAAGTTATATCGGCCAACTCGGCTCCTTCTTCGGCCAGCGGTCTTTCTATCAGTTCGATAATCTGGTCCTTCAACTTACCGGTCATACTACACCACATACGTTTAAGGTGGGCAAAAACCCACCAGAACCTGAAAATATACCGGCCAAATCATTCCAAAGCAACAACTTTATGTTCTATTTCAGATTCTCCAGCGCTTTTTCAACAGCCGCTTT encodes the following:
- a CDS encoding ribosome maturation factor RimP, translated to MTGKLKDQIIELIERPLAEEGAELADITLSQYKSSATLRLFVYSEVGTSLDECARLSRLVGDLIDGTDLLESGYTLEVSSPGLDRPLKTARDFRFRIGEKVRLEFAEKGRKKITAEIVSVNDHQVEFKDESGLMSVGLAEIEKAKILF
- the nusA gene encoding transcription termination factor NusA, with product MPFDMVEAITMIAREKNLEFEAVLETLQAGLLAAAKKKYSFVDNITFKFDRKDNELVMIATKKVVEEASDPNMEITLGDAKEIDAEAEVGDEIDIYIDYELEFGRNAIASAKQTLVQKVREAERDRVYEEFVDKVGTLISGVVQQIDKGSVIVNLGRAEGVVPIKEQIPREKFRQGDRIRAYILDVQRESRGPQIVLSRVNNEFLRALFALEVPEIYEKVIEIRGIAREPGERAKVAVYSSDERIDPVGACVGIKGVRVQSIVRELNNERIDIVPFSSNSEMFVTRALAPARVVNIDVFELEGKMTVAVEDEKLSLAIGRNGQNARLASKLTGWKVNILSETEYDESKRREAEMLVPVGQLDGIGAKIEERLSQADISSVQRLATSQVEVLTKVPGIGEKSAEALIDKAKKFVRDLEREYTKRKKAEAKAKAAAKIDDGKMKAEDVFEDDTEFVTEVDDVLEATAPDMDDVEDEDETEVRIKKDIDD